From Myxococcales bacterium, a single genomic window includes:
- a CDS encoding ParB N-terminal domain-containing protein, whose product MDLELHQLDRRYEALRTTSRERDSRVVASLARDGQQLPVVVIAATDAGRYILVDGYKRVRGLHKLGQDLVRATCWDLPEPEALLLGRLMRAAEGESALEQAWLVRELQERFELSLEDLARRFGRSPSWVSRRLGLAATLPEAIQQLVRDGKLSPHAAMKHLLPLARANRAGAIALAQALAPLRPSTRQTALLCAAFARGSETSREQLLLHPELLLRASEPRGGKPDDPAQELERDVGAVGGIARRALTRVRGGVVQQLLPPEQARLRRTAAGARRDVEHLVSTIEKEVPDVG is encoded by the coding sequence ATGGACCTCGAGCTCCACCAGCTGGACCGCCGGTACGAGGCGCTGCGGACGACGAGCCGCGAGCGCGACAGCCGGGTTGTGGCGTCCCTGGCTCGCGACGGCCAGCAGCTGCCGGTAGTCGTGATCGCGGCGACAGACGCCGGCCGCTACATCCTGGTCGACGGCTACAAGCGGGTCCGAGGGCTCCACAAGCTCGGCCAGGATCTGGTCCGCGCCACCTGCTGGGACCTGCCCGAGCCGGAGGCGCTGCTGCTCGGGCGGCTGATGCGCGCGGCCGAGGGGGAGAGCGCGCTCGAGCAGGCATGGCTGGTGCGCGAGCTCCAGGAGCGATTCGAGCTGTCGCTCGAAGATCTGGCCCGCCGCTTCGGTCGCAGCCCGAGCTGGGTGAGTCGCCGGCTCGGCCTGGCCGCGACGCTGCCCGAAGCAATCCAGCAGCTGGTGCGCGACGGAAAGCTGTCCCCGCACGCCGCCATGAAACACCTGTTGCCTTTGGCGCGCGCCAACCGCGCGGGCGCCATCGCCCTGGCCCAGGCCCTCGCCCCGCTCCGCCCGAGCACGCGGCAGACGGCGCTCTTGTGCGCTGCGTTTGCACGCGGCAGCGAGACGAGCCGCGAGCAGTTGCTGCTGCACCCGGAGCTGCTTCTGCGTGCCAGCGAGCCACGCGGCGGCAAGCCCGACGACCCGGCGCAAGAGCTCGAGCGAGACGTCGGCGCCGTGGGTGGCATCGCCCGGCGCGCGCTGACTCGAGTCCGGGGTGGGGTCGTTCAGCAGCTGTTGCCGCCGGAGCAGGCGCGCTTGCGGCGGACTGCTGCTGGCGCGCGCCGCGACGTCGAGCACTTGGTCAGCACCATCGAGAAGGAGGTTCCCGATGTTGGATGA